From one Rhineura floridana isolate rRhiFlo1 chromosome 4, rRhiFlo1.hap2, whole genome shotgun sequence genomic stretch:
- the RAD51AP2 gene encoding LOW QUALITY PROTEIN: RAD51-associated protein 2 (The sequence of the model RefSeq protein was modified relative to this genomic sequence to represent the inferred CDS: substituted 1 base at 1 genomic stop codon), whose translation MLRLTHDNSAASVFALLIPSTNQIYINCFQGRERRRKLLQKPRSWNPLTDAIKFCCSELNVERSSLKALLSTXEEMEEPWPKKLKTDNQLRSTEEQQQLLKKLYYLDKKSPKKPLSFHEVSWEFGQNDLELQERNSTDFKTNLRQYPQFRPCMNANLQSRLLGNIPFIEKWALENKCCSNLKYSSSEFSENNNSLVPKPKPWTLHAKKREKSRKSGNFSKDIELPTVNTFFNNVAENLIARIESLLTDMLEFQSNENCTGCHQVHGEQNHIPKPLADGENINDKTPHCCVNNNLRRNKVYKHMYIPCSRNCGVVSPKLVKCAAFDYSIAVEKNDTSRFSQIILLNAQQREISNDLSAKECFLFSRDAIQDGTFSLVGNEKEQMARQLVLSNNRIFPANNFHTSSLWGKRLYKPTMHNLIANIRVLNCLTSAPSIFGRLGIKKSNNQMVVTMDTYIQKKNKKLFNENVFPVKKFKAHFILRAHNKQATGRSRNNHFRSKSKYVPEYVGTCSRATLDKMRNGNCEDCQENPCRFAEMKANLNPFDTYKKICLCTDSEEVDEILSVGNVIFNTENNENYSKRCTIPDKIITCRDSDTLSYNFVLPELFTNYNSLLELNSKSKKPHFPKDINTNNQRPKCPVNKVHFPMCLNSENILKYFSFVDQYFTSAISCDPSVYQNIPISVKMWHSKISLNGKREKQNGFVFEKYQPICSSRVLKHPKVKKAENVNFLLQKSILLNSTHNPELVSVKQNAEGVNKIENATVGQLYTNKGNEHQDLTVSQFSYECGESADSQDNLTVTSCTMIQDNFEDAIEEHFSSEIKKRYKFEMKNQFDLVLEELHMFNEISKENENTLLCRQRNFREKFSLVVNHSDSILNEDSGNIGENKVNAAFLTTGTTINNTAVNHTTMVKQTKNEQNLIKNTMLKSPGEQEVPHDYYSSSILDEEMFSSPSQEHCEFHCKQPFPWCSAFVSHTFLKERSYNLRTETGKCLLDGIIRVQPLKTCRGPLRVGLSRKAKPKQLHPYLK comes from the exons AACAGATGCCATCAAGTTTTGTTGTTCAGAACTGAACGTGGAACGCTCAAGCTTAAAAGCACTTCTATCCACATAAGAAGAGATGGAAGAACCATGGCCAAAGAAACTTAAAACTGATAATCAGTTGAGATCAACAGAGGAGCAACAGCAGCTGCTGAAAAAACTTTACTATTTAGATAAGAAGTCACCAAAGAAACCTCTCAGTTTTCATGAAGTATCTTGGGAGTTTGGTCAAAATGATTTGGAATTACAAGAGAGAAATAGTACAGATTTTAAAACCAACTTAAGACAATATCCACAGTTTAGACCATGTATGAATGCCAATTTGCAATCCAGATTGTTAGGAAATATACCATTCATTGAAAAATGGGCTCTTGAAAACAAATGCTGTAGCAATTTAAAATATTCTAGTTCTGAATTTAGTGAAAACAATAATTCATTGGttccaaaaccaaaaccttggaCCTTACAcgctaaaaaaagagaaaaatcaagaaaGAGTGGCAATTTTTCAAAGGATATTGAATTGCCAAcagtaaatacattttttaataaCGTGGCAGAAAACCTTATTGCAAGAATAGAATCGTTACTTAcagatatgctagaattccaaaGTAATGAAAATTGTACAGGTTGTCATCAGGTACATGGAGAACAAAACCATATTCCAAAACCATTAGCAGATGGTGAAAACATCAATGATAAAACCCCACAT tgctgtgtaaataataacttGAGAAGAAACAAAGTATATAAACACATGTATATACCTTGTTCAAGAAATTGTGGAGTTGTAAGTCCCAAATTAGTAAAATGTGCTGCTTTTGATTATAGCATTGCAGTTGAAAAGAATGACACCTCAAGATTCAGCCAAATAATTCTACTTAATGCTCAACAAAGGGAAATATCTAATGATCTCAGTGCCAAAGAATGTTTTTTATTTTCCAGAGATGCTATACAAGATGGTACCTTTTCATTAGTTGGTAATGAAAAAGAACAAATGGCAAGACAACTTGTACTTTCTAACAATCGCATTTTTCCTGCTAATAATTTTCACACTTCTTCATTATGGGGGAAAAGGTTATATAAACCTACAATGCACAACTTGATAGCAAACATTAGGGTACTGAATTGTTTGACTTCAGCTCCAAGCATATTTGGAAGGTTAGGtattaaaaaatcaaataatcaaatggTGGTTACTATGGATACATatatacaaaagaaaaacaaaaaattattcaaTGAAAATGTTTTTCCTGTTAAAAAATTTAAAGCTCATTTTATTCTAAGAGCACACAACAAGCAAGCAACTGGGAGATCCAGAAATAACCATTTTAGAAGCAAGAGCAAATATGTCCCAGAATATGTAGGAACTTGCAGCAGAGCAACGCTGGACAAAATGAGGAATGGTAATTGTGaagattgccaagaaaatccttgtcgttttgctgaaatgaaagccaATTTAAATCCTTTTGACACATATAAAAAAATTTGCCTCTGTACTGATTCAGaggaagtggatgaaattttatCTGTAGGCAATGTAATCTTTAATACTGAAAATAATGAAAATTATAGCAAAAGATGTACCATTCCTGATAAGATAATTACTTGCCGTGACTCTGATACATTGAGTTACAATTTTGTTCTGCCTGAGTTATTTACAAATTACAATTCTTTGTTGGAGCTAAACAGCAAAAGTAAAAAGCCTCACTTTCCCAAAGACATAAATACCAATAATCAAAGACCAAAATGTCCAGTCAACAAAGTGCACTTCCCTATGTGCCTTAATTCTGAAAACATACTTAAATATTTCTCATTTGTTGACCAGTATTTTACTTCAGCTATCTCTTGTGATCCTTCTGTATATCAAAATATACCAATTAGTGTCAAAATGTGGCATAGTAAGATTTCCCTGAatggaaaaagagaaaaacaaaatggcTTTGTATTTGAAAAATACCAGCCTATATGTAGTTCTAGAGTCTTAAAGCATCCTAAGGTTAAAAAAGCAGAAAATGTGAACTTTTTGCTTCAGAAAAGTATTTTACTAAATAGCACACATAATCCAGAGCTAGTGTCTGTGAAACAAAATGCTGAAGGTGTAAATAAGATAGAAAATGCAACTGTTGGGCAGCTTTACACAAACAAAGGAAATGAACATCAGGATTTAACTGTGTCACAATTCAGTTATGAATGTGGGGAAAGTGCTGATTCTCAAGACAATTTAACGGTGACTTCATGCACAATGATACAAGACAATTTTGAAGATGCCATAGAAGAGCATTTTTCTTCAGAAATTAAAAAGAGATATAAATTTGAAATGAAAAATCAGTTTGATTTGGTACTGGAAGAGCTTCACATGTTTAATGAAATTAGTAAGGAAAATGAAAATACTCTATTATGTAGACAAAGAAATTTTCGTGAGAAATTTTCTCTTGTAGTAAATCATTCTGACAGCATACTAAATGAAGACTCCGgaaatattggtgaaaataaagtAAATGCAGCCTTTCTCACTACCGGTACTACAATAAACAATACTGCTGTAAATCATACAACCATGGTCAAGCAAACTAAGAATGAACAAAATTTAATTAAGAACACAATGCTAAAAAGTCCTGGAGAGCAAGAAGTACCACATGACTATTATTCTTCAAGTATATTAGATGAAGAAATGTTCTCTTCACCCTCTCAAG AACATTGTGAATTTCATTGTAAACAACCTTTTCCTTGGTGTTCGGCATTTGTGTCTCATACATTTCTGAAAGAAAGAAGCTACAATTTAAGAACTGAAACAG GAAAGTGTTTATTGGATGGAATTATAAGAGTACAGCCTCTTAAAACATGTCGCGGTCCTTTAAGAGTTGGATTGTCAAGGAAAGCTAAGCCAAAACAACTTCATCCATATCTGAAATAG